The genomic DNA GGAAAACGTCACCGGAACTTGTGGCGGTATACATATTACCACCATGGTGAAAACCAGCCACAGTATACTTGCAATATTCACAAACCAGCCTAACCTGTAGCGCACTTTAATAGGGGAACCACGAAGGGCCCTCCGGCGCGAAATGAGAACCAGTACTAGAGGGATACAAGTAGCAGAGCATAAACACAGCACCGCTGCACCCATAAAGGCATTGAACGCAGCAGTTGACAGTAAAGCCAAAAGACCTAGAAGATAAGAGATGCCCATGCTTAAGAGAATGGAATTCTTGGGTACTCTGTGCTTGGAAGAAGGATCCACATAAGACCAAAACTCACTATATGGTAACGCCATGTCACGGCTCATACTGTAAACAGCTCTGGAAGATGTTGTCACAGAGCCAATCCCAGAGAAGAGAAGGTTGCCGAGAATCATTATGACAAGGAAAAGAGACACAAAAATAGAATGGGTAGATTGTGTAAATATCAATGCGATGGGCATTACTTTTGGATTGTTTATGATAGTTTGAGTGTCCGGTAATATCAACATGATAGGTAACAGAAAAACAACGCCCGTTACTGTTGATGTTAAAACTGCTGTAGACATTCCCTTGGGAATATCACGTTCCGACTCTTTCACTTCGTCTGCCAGTGCGGGCAGCATGCTGAAGCCTTGAAGTGTGAAGCTTGATTGCTGAAACCCAATAATGAAGGATAATGCCGCACTAGAATAGCCCGAAAATGAGTTATCAAAGTGTGCTAGAGCGTATTTTAAAGATCGGTATTTCCCTGAATGAAATAGAAGCAGCAATATGTCAATGAAAATAACCGCGTAGACAATCCAGTAGACACAAACCTTGTTCACAGTTTCGATGAAGCCAGcaaacttcaagtttaTAAGCCCGACAATGGTGACAATTAAGTAAAAAGCCAATACTGTAGTAACCACAATGTAGTTTTCCCCAATAAGTTTATCATTTGTCATTGTTACGAGAGAAACGAGAAGTTGGGCACCAGCGAAAGTAATGCTAGTGCTCATTGTCCAGTTCCCTAGCAACATGAGCCACCCAGTAAACCAAGAACACGCcaacttgaacttttgcCGAGCTAACATCGCACTACCGCCATGGAGTTCAATCGGAAACCTTGATACTATTTCTCCGAGGGACAAAGAGCACAGCCACGTAGCAATACCATTTATTAAAAACCCAATTACGATTGTAAGAGGACCCCCATTCAAAAGTCCAATACTCATTGTTGTACTCATGCCCAGTACAGGGCTCATTAAACCGAATCCCAAACCTATGACTGAACTTTTAGAAAGGAAGGATCGATCAAGTTGCTGCTCATATTTGAACCTCTGTacctcctcttcttcttcgtctgCATCTTGTATTATGGACCCCCAATTAGCCCAGACCGACTGGGGGAGTAGCTGAAATCCATCACGGAATGGCTTCCGAGTTCTAACAGACTCTAGCATCGATATAGGACCCCTCGCGGCTGTGTTATTTCAAGTAGCTGAGGTCAGgtgaactttttggtcTCGATAGTCCTAAAAACCGAGATGAGCCGTCACACATGATGCCGATAATAGCACAAGGGCGCTAACGCCACAAACCAAACAGCCCCTATCTCCTCTGTGTCTGACTGAATGACGAATATTATGTCCTGGGGATCTTAATAAGTCACCAGCACTGTCCTCAATTATTAGTCTTGGTTGTTTTTCGTTTACGTCGCTATGGTTGTCATAATTTAAAAAACGTAAAGTTCTGATCATTAGagaaccttcaaaattaaCAGAACCCTTCCAGCACACAGGCATGGACGAGGAACTCTACGACGAGTATGTTGAAAACCCGTATTTTGAGCGCTGATTAAGACCGTACTAACTCAATTTGTTAACAGATTCGGTAACCTGATAGGTGGTGAAGCAGAAGATTCAGACACACAAGATGAGTCTCtggttcaagaagaagagtcATCTGCCCTTCAAATAGCAGAGGCAAACCCTTCAACAGAGATAGTGCATAGAGAGACTCTTGCTACGGCTTTTCCagatgatgttgaaatcTTAGTAGAAACAGAAGACCACCAAGCTACGACAACGCCGTTGGTGGAACCAGCAGAGATAAATGTAAAGAAGCAGGCGTTGTATACTGAGTCCATAAAACACTTGCCCCGAGTTAATTACGATCGTGACTACTTCTCGACCCTACATGAAATCCCTGAGAGAACAATGAATGTCACGATACTTGGACCTCTGCACTCAGGGAAAACGTCTCTGGTGGATCTTCTAATCCTACAGGCCCACAAAAAACTTCCTGGTACGTCAAAAAACGTTAGAGAAGGATGGAAGCCGCTAAAATACATGGATAATACAAAATTGGAGATTGAACGAGGTATCAGCTACAAGTTGAATGGTTTCAGTTTTTTAGCCACCGATCTACAACAAAAATCCGTCGCACTTACAGTTCTTGACTGTCCAGGTCATGTGAATTTCATAGACGAGGTTGCTGTATCACTTGCAGCGTCGGACACCTGTGTGATTGTGGTTGATGTAGTCGAGGGCGTCACGTCCATAGTGCAGCAACTGATAAAACAGTGCGAAAAGCACGGCCTGCCAATTGTGTTCGTTCTCAACAAAGTTGATAGATTGATCTTGGAGCTCAAACTTCCCCCACAAGATGCATACCTTAAGCTTGCAAACATCGTCAACCAGATCAACAGCTTCTCCAACGGGTCTTACTCCCCAGAGCAAGGAAacgttttgttttcatctGCAAAACTCGGATTCACGTTTAGCATAGAAGAATTTGTGCTTTACTATTACTCAAAACAGCTTGGTATGGAtaaacttgaaggttttctcAAACGCATGTGGGGAAACATTTACTTCCAAGATGGGAGGTTTTCCAAAGTGACCAATCAATCAGGGTTAACAACATTTTCGGAATTCATTTTAATTCCTCTTTACAAAATCTTTACACACTCGCTGTCAAACGATCCTGAAAATCTCGCGGTAATATTAAAACGCGAATTTCGAGTGACATTACCTCGCgaatatttcaaaatagaCCCCCAGCCATTACTTCGAAAGGTGCTTGGGTTGATTTTTCGAGATCAAGCAGGTTTCGTTGGCTCTGTAACTTCTTTTGGCTCCTTTGCATGTGAAGCAGCCCCgctaaaaaagaagttctttgatgtCGCCGCGAATGAGAACGACACTTTGGCCCATGTCTTAAAGTTAATGGACTATTGCGGGGATGTTTGGGCTCTAGTGAGGGTATATCAAGGCGTGCTGAACAAACATGCTATGATAAAAGTGCTGGACGGAGGTTTGCCTCCTGAGGACGACGCTCCAGAAGTTGAAATACAGGACATCGCATTGATGGGCGGAAGGTACGTTTTTCCAGTAGAAAAAGCGCACGAAGGACAGATTGTACTTGTCAAAGGCATTGACCAGTATATCACAAAATCGGGAACTTTAGCTagttcaacctcaacaatCTTCCCTCCTATTGATTATATCAATGATCCGGTGTTCAAGGTTGTGCTTCAAGTACTGCACCCACAAGAGTTGCCTCTCATGCTCGAAGGTCTAAAGAAAGTGAACAAGTTTTACCCTGGAATGTTCACCTGTGTGGAAGAAAGCGGTGAAAATGTGATACTGGGCACAGGCGAACTGTACCTTGATTGTCTTCTCTACGATTTAAGAACAAACTATGCGAGAATAGAAATTCAAGTTTCAAGCCCGCTTGTAAAGTTCTCCGAAACCTGCGTAGGCGAGTCTTTCGCATCCATCCCCGTAAGCGGAGCAAGTGGCCACCTGGAGCTAAGCATCGCCGCTCAGCCTTTGGAACGCGAACTAGCTGAGGATTTGGCGAGTGGAGCATTGGCAGAGAGTGAAATACAGAATAAGCGTCAGCTCTCGAAGAAGCTTAGAGAGAAGTATAGCTGGGATTCATTAGCGGCAAGGAACGTTTGGAGCTTACGCAGTAGTAATGTTCTCGTTGATGACACCCTTCCTGATGAAACTGACAAAGAGCGTCTAGCGGAAGCTAAACACTCTATATGCCAGGGCTTTGAATGGGCTACAAGGGAAGGTCCGCTCGCTGAAGAGCCAATACGTGGCGTCCACTTCAGGCTTCTAAGTGTTTCCATGGGGGATGACGTGCGTGCAGGCCAGCTCATACCTCTTGTGCGGAAAGCTTGCTACGTGGCTATGTTGACCGCGACGCCGGCGCTTCTGGAACCAATCTACGAAGCCTGCGTTCTTGTTCACGATGACGCGGCAGACGTGGTTGAAGAGTTATTTTCGAAAAGACGTGGTGCGCGTGTCTACAATCGAGTCAAGATCCCTGCAACGCCGTTGATCGAACTGCGAGGCCAGATCCCTGTAATCGATTCTATTGGTTTTGAAACCGACCTGAGACTCGCCACTAACGGCACAGGTATGTGTCAATTGCAGTTCTGGAACAAAATTTGGAGAAAGGTTCCAGGAGATGTTATGGACGAAGATGCTGTAATACCAAAGTTAAAACCAGCACCCAGGGATAGTATGAGTCGTGACTTTGTCATGAAAACAAGACGAAGGAAAGGACTGTCCAGCGAAGGCTACGCTACGCAAGACGGGCCTTCGCTGGCTAGGTATATTGAGCCCGAGCTGTTCCAAAAATTAAAAGATAACAATTTGGTTTAATGGCCTTTTCAAGCCTAAGCTGTGTTAAAGTGCCTTCATTAGTCAGCTTATGGATTTCCCCTTTTAAATGCCGTGCTTCAATACGCAGGAGCTGCTTAGTGCTCGAGAAGATCCTAGTGCTACTTTGTTAAAACGCGCTTCGTCAAAAGCGCTGTAGCTCATCTCTAagttaaaaaaattttccaaacagcgagatgagatgagctcttcagtACATCAAGTATTTGAATTGAAGAACCAGTAGGAAGAGATAAGAATGGCGGGCTTCAAGTTAAAGGAACTTCTGAAGCATCAGAAGCAAATCGAGAAAGAGGATAAAAAGGAAGCGGTGAAGAAGGACCGGAAATCGAAGGAATTGGAGAAATTGAATGATGAACCCGTTGTGGTGAGCCATGAGGATGCCGTGGAAGATCAAAAAGTCGCCACTGCTGACGAGAAGGTCGCGGACAAGCCTCAGGAGGAGTACCAGAGCCAGGCCTTGTCTAGAAAGGAGAGGAGAAAGTTAAAGAAacaacagaagaagagccatcCAACCGAGGATGAGAACAACGAtagcgaagaagaggaggaaggTGAAGGCGATGAGGAGAACTCCAGCAAGCGCTTGCAACTTGACAAGCTCGAAATGAGCGAGCCtgaagacgaggaagaagaagacgaggagaaCGAGGATCAGGAAGCTCAGAGcgaagacgaggaagagaaggatGTGCCTCTGTCTGATGTCGAGTTCGACTCCGACGCCGACGTTGTTCCTTTCCAGAAAGTCACCGTGAACAACAGCAACGCCATCAAGCACGCGCTGGAGCGCGTCCAACTGCCATGGAAAAAGCACTCTTTCCAGGAGCACCAGTCCATCACTTCGGAGGGCAACACCGACGAGACGATCAAAGACATCTACGATGACACCCAGAGAGAACTGGCCCTCTACAAGCAGTCTCTGGatgctgttcttcaagcaagaCAGAAACTAAAGACGCTGAAGGTGCCCTTCAAGAGGCCTTTGGACTATTTCGCGGAGATGGTCAAGAGCGACGAGCACATGgacaagctgaagagcaagcTCGTGAGCGAGGCCAGCGACCGTAAGGCCAGAGAGGACGCGCGCAAACAGAGacagctcaagaagttcggTAAGCAGGTGCAAGTGGCCACTCTGCAGAGCCGTCAGAAGGAGAAAAGAGAGACTCTagaaaagatcaagtcgctcaagaagaagagaaagcaCAACGAGATCGACGACTCCGCGTTCGATGTCGGTATCGAAGAGGCGGCCACTGAAAAGGGCTATGACAAGAGGCAAAAGCCCAATGGCAAGAGGCTGGCGAAAGACGCCAAGTACGGCAAGGGAGGCATGAAGAGATTCAAGCGTAAGAACGACGCTCAGTCGTCCTCCGATATTACCGGCTTCTCGTCCAACAAGATGAAGGGCAAGCCATCGCGTCCCGGTAAAAGCAGACGTGCCAAAAGATTTTAGATGCTAGCTGCGCGCGTCGTCTGCTTCGGATAATCTTGCATTGTATAGTAGAATAGAAGTTAAATCCCGTACCGGTTGGCAGTTGAGCCTCCTGCGTATTCAAGTTTCACTCGCGGGGCTTAAGGTTTCCTTTCCTTTGACAACGAGTATCGTGACATTTCGTTTAagtccaaaaaaaaatggttCGCATTGTACGCCCGAACTTAAGCACCGACTTATATTTCAACCAGTGTTTCGTGCTTCGAAAGAGCGTATTGAAGGTCAATTGGTCACTATAAGCATTGCAAGATgtcaaaagaagacaagagaaacaagttcttgagcgTTTTTCCTAAGTTGGTGGATGAACTGAAATCTATCCTCACTGGGTATGGTATGACGGCGGACGCGGTTCAGTGGTACGAGAACTCGCTGAACTACAACACCCCAGGCGGAAAACTCAACAGAGGTCTGTCCGTGGTGGACTCTTACGCAATCCTGAAGGGCAAGAAGTCTTACGAAGAGCTCTCTGAGGAGGAGTACTTCAAGCTGGCCACCCTGGGCTGGTGtattgagcttttgcagGCTTACTTCTTGGTTGCCGACGATATGATGGACAAGTCTATCACCAGAAGAGGCCAGCCATGCTGGTACCGCGTGGAAGAGGTCGGAGAGATTGCCATTAACGATGCCTTCATGCTGGAGGGTGCTATCTACTGTCTGCTGAAAAACCACTTCAAGCAGGACTCCTACTACgtggagctgctggagctaTTCCACGATGTGACTTTCCAGACCGAGCTAGGCCAGCTGCTTGACCTGATCACCGCCCCCGAGGACAACGTCGACCTCGACAAGTTTTCCCTGGACAGACACTCCTTCATCGTGCGTTTCAAGACCGCGTACTACTCCTTCTACCTCCCAGTGGCGTTGGCCATGCATGCCGCCGGCATCAGCGACGCGCGCGACCTGAAGCAGGCCCAGGACGTCTTGATTCCCCTCGGTGAATACTTCCAAATCCAAGACGACTACTTGGACTGCTTTGGCAAGCCCGAGGACATCGGCAAAATCGGCACGGACATCCAAGACAACAAGTGTTCGTGGGTCGTTAACACCGCGCTCAAGCTGTGTTCCCCAGAGCAGAGAAAGGTGCTCGACGAGAACTACGGAAGAAAGGACGCCCAATGTGAGCAGAAATGCAGAAAGATCTTCGAGGACCTCCGCATTGACGAGCGCTACCATGAGTACGAGGAGAAAATCGCCGAGGATCTAAGAGCCCTCATCGCCCGCGCTGACGAATCCCGTGGCTTCAAGCGCGATGTTTTGACAGCTTTCTTGGGTAAAGTGTACAAGAGACAGAAATAAGCGGCGCTCTACACACTTTCTTTGCACCATCAAAGGTGCTCACGCCAAGCTCCGTGCCAAATCCACCGTAAGCTTCCGTATGCTGCTCTGTACACCAAACAGCCCGTCGATGCTCAAGTTCCCGACCTCTGCTGGCTCCTTATCCAATCAGAAGCCCGAATAAATATCACTACATACGTATAAAACTTGCAATGCTTCGTCGGGTATATCGATGGATGAAAAAACTAGCCTTTGATGCTAGCTACCCACCACTTGCCATAGATCAGACAAACGAATAGCACGCTAAATTACCATGGGTGGACCAACAGCTAAGACTTTCTTGGGATGGTGGGGCAGCTTGGGTGGCCCTACCCAGAAGGGTATCACCTCTTATGCGGTGTCGCCTTACGCGCAGAAACCCCTCGCCGGTATTTACCACAACGCGGTTTTCAACACCTTCAGAAGAGTCAAGGCTCAGGCCTTGTACTTGGTCATCCCAGCTGGATTGTACTGGATGTGGTGGGTCAACTGCAGAGACTACAACGAGTACCTGTACACCAAGGCCGGTAAGGAGGAGCTCGACAGGGTCAACGTCTAAGCTTCTAGGCAGCTCTGCCTTAATTTATTATCTGAAAGATACAATCCGTCATGGCGCAGCGCGTCCGCTGCAAAGGGTATATACGACACGCACGATCTACTAGTGATGTAGCATTTTTTAAAATTCGTTCAGCACAAGTTTATGCTTAACTGAGAGAACGCGTTGGCGAGAACAC from Lachancea thermotolerans CBS 6340 chromosome F complete sequence includes the following:
- the TPO5 gene encoding Tpo5p (similar to uniprot|P36029 Saccharomyces cerevisiae YKL174C TPO5 Protein involved in excretion of putrescine and spermidine putative polyamine transporter in the Golgi or post-Golgi vesicles) codes for the protein MLESVRTRKPFRDGFQLLPQSVWANWGSIIQDADEEEEEVQRFKYEQQLDRSFLSKSSVIGLGFGLMSPVLGMSTTMSIGLLNGGPLTIVIGFLINGIATWLCSLSLGEIVSRFPIELHGGSAMLARQKFKLACSWFTGWLMLLGNWTMSTSITFAGAQLLVSLVTMTNDKLIGENYIVVTTVLAFYLIVTIVGLINLKFAGFIETVNKVCVYWIVYAVIFIDILLLLFHSGKYRSLKYALAHFDNSFSGYSSAALSFIIGFQQSSFTLQGFSMLPALADEVKESERDIPKGMSTAVLTSTVTGVVFLLPIMLILPDTQTIINNPKVMPIALIFTQSTHSIFVSLFLVIMILGNLLFSGIGSVTTSSRAVYSMSRDMALPYSEFWSYVDPSSKHRVPKNSILLSMGISYLLGLLALLSTAAFNAFMGAAVLCLCSATCIPLVLVLISRRRALRGSPIKVRYRLGWFVNIASILWLVFTMVVICIPPQVPVTFSSMNYAFVVYLLFLAAITVLYFRWGRYNFKTPLISEDSRTDDTASASFVLQDANLPK
- the SNU114 gene encoding U5 snRNP GTPase SNU114 (similar to uniprot|P36048 Saccharomyces cerevisiae YKL173W SNU114 involved in splicing U5 snRNP- specific protein related to EF-2), producing MDEELYDEFGNLIGGEAEDSDTQDESLVQEEESSALQIAEANPSTEIVHRETLATAFPDDVEILVETEDHQATTTPLVEPAEINVKKQALYTESIKHLPRVNYDRDYFSTLHEIPERTMNVTILGPLHSGKTSLVDLLILQAHKKLPGTSKNVREGWKPLKYMDNTKLEIERGISYKLNGFSFLATDLQQKSVALTVLDCPGHVNFIDEVAVSLAASDTCVIVVDVVEGVTSIVQQLIKQCEKHGLPIVFVLNKVDRLILELKLPPQDAYLKLANIVNQINSFSNGSYSPEQGNVLFSSAKLGFTFSIEEFVLYYYSKQLGMDKLEGFLKRMWGNIYFQDGRFSKVTNQSGLTTFSEFILIPLYKIFTHSLSNDPENLAVILKREFRVTLPREYFKIDPQPLLRKVLGLIFRDQAGFVGSVTSFGSFACEAAPLKKKFFDVAANENDTLAHVLKLMDYCGDVWALVRVYQGVLNKHAMIKVLDGGLPPEDDAPEVEIQDIALMGGRYVFPVEKAHEGQIVLVKGIDQYITKSGTLASSTSTIFPPIDYINDPVFKVVLQVLHPQELPLMLEGLKKVNKFYPGMFTCVEESGENVILGTGELYLDCLLYDLRTNYARIEIQVSSPLVKFSETCVGESFASIPVSGASGHLELSIAAQPLERELAEDLASGALAESEIQNKRQLSKKLREKYSWDSLAARNVWSLRSSNVLVDDTLPDETDKERLAEAKHSICQGFEWATREGPLAEEPIRGVHFRLLSVSMGDDVRAGQLIPLVRKACYVAMLTATPALLEPIYEACVLVHDDAADVVEELFSKRRGARVYNRVKIPATPLIELRGQIPVIDSIGFETDLRLATNGTGMCQLQFWNKIWRKVPGDVMDEDAVIPKLKPAPRDSMSRDFVMKTRRRKGLSSEGYATQDGPSLARYIEPELFQKLKDNNLV
- the EBP2 gene encoding Ebp2p (highly similar to uniprot|P36049 Saccharomyces cerevisiae YKL172W EBP2 Essential protein required for the maturation of 25S rRNA and 60S ribosomal subunit assembly localizes to the nucleolus); translated protein: MAGFKLKELLKHQKQIEKEDKKEAVKKDRKSKELEKLNDEPVVVSHEDAVEDQKVATADEKVADKPQEEYQSQALSRKERRKLKKQQKKSHPTEDENNDSEEEEEGEGDEENSSKRLQLDKLEMSEPEDEEEEDEENEDQEAQSEDEEEKDVPLSDVEFDSDADVVPFQKVTVNNSNAIKHALERVQLPWKKHSFQEHQSITSEGNTDETIKDIYDDTQRELALYKQSLDAVLQARQKLKTLKVPFKRPLDYFAEMVKSDEHMDKLKSKLVSEASDRKAREDARKQRQLKKFGKQVQVATLQSRQKEKRETLEKIKSLKKKRKHNEIDDSAFDVGIEEAATEKGYDKRQKPNGKRLAKDAKYGKGGMKRFKRKNDAQSSSDITGFSSNKMKGKPSRPGKSRRAKRF
- the ERG20 gene encoding bifunctional (2E,6E)-farnesyl diphosphate synthase/dimethylallyltranstransferase (highly similar to uniprot|P08524 Saccharomyces cerevisiae YJL167W ERG20 Farnesyl pyrophosphate synthetase, has both dimethylallyltranstransferase and geranyltranstransferase activities; catalyzes the formation of C15 farnesyl pyrophosphate units for isoprenoid and sterol biosynthesis) produces the protein MSKEDKRNKFLSVFPKLVDELKSILTGYGMTADAVQWYENSLNYNTPGGKLNRGLSVVDSYAILKGKKSYEELSEEEYFKLATLGWCIELLQAYFLVADDMMDKSITRRGQPCWYRVEEVGEIAINDAFMLEGAIYCLLKNHFKQDSYYVELLELFHDVTFQTELGQLLDLITAPEDNVDLDKFSLDRHSFIVRFKTAYYSFYLPVALAMHAAGISDARDLKQAQDVLIPLGEYFQIQDDYLDCFGKPEDIGKIGTDIQDNKCSWVVNTALKLCSPEQRKVLDENYGRKDAQCEQKCRKIFEDLRIDERYHEYEEKIAEDLRALIARADESRGFKRDVLTAFLGKVYKRQK
- the QCR8 gene encoding ubiquinol--cytochrome-c reductase subunit 8 (highly similar to uniprot|P08525 Saccharomyces cerevisiae YJL166W QCR8 Ubiquinol cytochrome-c reductase subunit 8); protein product: MGGPTAKTFLGWWGSLGGPTQKGITSYAVSPYAQKPLAGIYHNAVFNTFRRVKAQALYLVIPAGLYWMWWVNCRDYNEYLYTKAGKEELDRVNV